In Streptomyces pluripotens, the genomic window TGGAGTTGCACCGGTTTCGAGAGCAAGGTGCAGCTGACCACGCAGTACCCGATCTGCCCGAAGGGCAGCAAGGTGGTGCGCTCGTTCGCCTACCAGAGCTGCTGGGACGGCCAGAACACCGACAGCGCCAACCACCGTACGCACGTGGCGTTCATGGACGCCGACGGCAACTGTCCGAGCGGGTTCAAGGCGATCCCGCAGCTGACCATGCGCCTGGTGTACGACGTACCGCAGCCGACGATCCAGAACGGCGTGGTGAAGAACGCCTTCGCAGTGGACGGCTTCCCGGAACAGCTCCACAAACCGGCCACCGACCACGACGATTTCATCAGCATCACGAAGGGTGGCCTGGCGAACAAGATCGCCTGGTGCATCAACCACGGATGTCGCTGCGCCTGACCCGCTGCAGCCGACCCGCCGCCTCCGGTCCACTGGGGCGGTCCGCATGACACAAGCCGGTGGCGCCCCCTTCGCCGCCGGCTTGTGTCATGCCTAGATCACATGCCAAATCAGGTGCATGACGAACACCACCGTGGCAAGGTGACCTGGTGACCGACGACTGGGAAGACCGCGTGGCAGCTGCCTGGGCCACCTTCGACGGCTATCCGGAAGAGCGCGCGCACGAATTCCGTGCGCTGATCGACACGCTCGTCGCCGAATTGCCGGACGACAGCCCGCTGAGGCCCTTCGAGCAGGCCTGTGCCTGGGACTCGACCGGGCACTCGGACAGGGCCGTGCCGCTGTACCGGGAGGCGCTCGCACGAGGACTCGACGGCTACCGGGGGCGCAGGACCAGAATCCAACTGTCCAGTTCACTGCGGAACATCGGCCGGGCGGAGGAGGGCGTCGAACTGCTCACTCCGGAACTCGAAGGCCCATCCGATGAGTTGGACGATGCGGTACGGGCCTGCCTCGCGCTGTGCTTGTCGAGCCTCGGCCGCGACCGTGAGGGGCTGTCCCTCGTCCTCGGCGCCCTCGCCCCCCATCTGCCGCGGTACCAGCGGTCGATGGCCAACTACGCACGTCTCCTGGTCGACCCGGAGGAGTGAACCACTCATCCGGTGGTGACCAACCATCGACTCGCTCGTTCTCCCGGACGTGCAGTCACAGGATGTAGCCCAGCACCATGCGCCCGCCCCCGCCGAATCCGGTTCGGTCGATGTCGAGCAGGCCGAGGTCGCCCTCGCCGAGCACTACCCGCGCCTGGTCCGCATCGCCTACCTGGTGCTGTCTCCAGACCTCGGCCGCAGCCGCCGGGTGCTGACCGCACACGCGCTCGCCCAGCGCGCGCTGCCCCGCGGACGCAAGCGGCCGGACGCGATCCCGGCCCAGTCCGCGGGCCGGGTGAGCGACCCCGGGTACGCCTACCTCCGCGAGCGCGTCCTGCGAACGGCCCTGCGGGCGGCCCGTCCCCGCACCGGTCTGCCCCGCCTCGCCCAGCTACCACCGCTGCTGCCCCAGGTGTGGGGTCTGCGGCTGTTCCCGCGCTCGGGCGGCGCCGACGCACTCGCCCTGGATCAACGCCTGTCCGCACTCTCCGGGCCGGCCAGGGCCGCCTGTGTGCTGCGCGGCCTGGAGAAGCTGTCCGACGCGGAGATCCACAAGGTACTCAAGGCCGCCGGAGTCGACGACCCGGGCGGGGCGCTGGCCAGGGCGGACGGCATGCCGGCCCAACCCGCGCTGCTCTCCTCCGCCGAGTTCGACCCGTGCTCGCTACAGGCCCGACCCACCGACCTGATGCGCCGCCGGCAGCACACCAAGGCCGCGCTCGCCGCCGCCGCGGCGCTCGCGGTGTGCGGAACGCTGGTCGCCCTGCCGGGCGGCGGCTGGGGCCCGGACGGGGCCGCCGCGCCGGTCTACGCCGAGAACCCGGCCGCCGAGGCCGCCCTCGACCCGGCCAAGCTGACCCGCATCTCCCCCGCTGCCTGGAAGTCCTCAGCGCGCACTGACTTCTCGGTCTGGCCCGCACGCGGCCCACTCACCGGTGACAAGGCCCTGCTGCGCCGCGCCCTCGCGGTGTGGGCCCGGCCCGGGGAGAAGGTCCGTGTCTCGGCGACACCCGGCACCCAGACCGGCGGCCCCGCCGGGCCGCCCCAACTGCTCTACGCGGGCGCAGTCGACAACGCCCGGGTGGTGATCCTGTACGACGGACTGCGCATCGCCCGCTATGCCGAACCGAAGGACGGCACCCAGGGCGCGGCCCTCGACTTCGCCCGCGCCGACGGGGCGTCCCGTGCCGAGGCGAGCGCACTGGTGCTGGGACGGTCCGACGGCAACGTCAGCTATCTGATCGCCCCTTGGGTGAAGAAGGCAGCGTCGCGGGACCTGATGAAGCCGGAATCCACCGCGACGCCCCTGAACGTCAGCGACGGCGTCACCGCCCCACTGGCCAGTCCCGCCCTGCGGCCCGGCAGTTGCACGTCGTGGACGGTGCTCCAACTGACCGACACCTTTGGCACCCGGCTCTCCACCGACCTCGGCGAACTGGTCCCAGCCCAGCTCACGGAGGGCCGCCCCGGATCGACCGGTGCAGTGTCCGGTGCCGAGGGGCTGCGCGCCTGGGCACCGTTCGCCTGTTCCCTGGCGGCCGAGCGCTCGGCGGGCATCCGGAGCGTGAACGCCTGGGCCTACGCCGAACAGCCACTGCCCGACGGCAGCGGGGCGGGCGACTGGGTGTGCACCCGAGCCGAGACCTGGCGCGGCGCCGGCACGGCCGTGCTGGCCCAGTTCCACCCGCCCGGCAAGCCGGTCGGCGCGGTCGTGGCCAAGGGCACCGACGTGCCGGCGTGCGGGCCGCACGGCCCCCACGTGCTGGCCGGGGTGTTGTGGAAGTCCGGCGCCGGAACCTGGTACCTGTTGGCGGCCGGCGGCCGGGACACCGGTTCGATCACCACGACCGGCGGGGTGCGCGCGAGCTCGCAGGGCAACCTACTGGCCGTACGGGCGAAGCAGGGTGTGCAGGCGAGCTTGCAGGGGACGCTGAAGGACGGCCAGGCGATCGACGGGCTGCACTGAGCTCCCCACCGGGCCTGCGACACGGCCGCTCGCGCCCGGCGGGCGCCGGGGTGCCGTCGGCGACACCCGCGAGGACACTCCGGGGCGCGGCGCACCGACGTGTGAGTCCACCCGTGCGCGTCCGTACAGGTCGCCGCACAAGTCGCCGTACGAGGGTTCCCCTGGGACTTACTCCTCAGTACATTGACGGTATGTCTAACAAGCAGCTCCGGCCGCCCCGGCCGGTGGAGTCCGAGCGCATCCCGCTCAAGGCCCGCAACGTGTCCTTCTCGTGGGAGGACACGCCGCTGCACTGGGTGCCCGGAGATCCGTTCACCACGCACACCATCAACGTGCTGCACCTGCTGCTGCCCGCCGGTGAGCGGTGGTTCGTGCACGTGTACAAGCAGGCGTTGCCGCTGATCCGGGACGATCGGCTCCGCGAGGACGTCATCGGCTTCATCGGGCAGGAGGCCATGCACTCCCGAGCCCACGACGAGGTGCTGCCGCATCTGAGGGCGCTGGGGCTCGACCCGACTCCCTACACCGCCCAGGTCGACTGGTTCTTCGAGAAACTGCTCGGCGACCGCACACTGCCGCCGGGCCGGGCCCGCCGCTGGTGGCTGCTGGAGCGGGTGGCCCTCATCGCGGCCATCGAGCACTACACCGCCTTCCTGGGCGACTGGGTACTCAACGCCGCCGAGCTGGACCGGCGCGGCGCCGACCCCACCATGCTGGACCTGCTGCGCTGGCACGGTGCCGAGGAGGTCGAGCACCGTTCGGTTGCCTTCGACCTGTTCACGCACGTCGACGGCAGTTACCGGCGCCGGGCGCGCACCTGGGCGACCGCCTTCACCGCGCTGGTGTTCCTGTGGCAGCGCGGAGCCCGCTTCTTCATGGAGAACGACCCGACCCTGGTGGACGGCAAGGCCTCCTTCCGGGACTTCCGTCGGAGCGGCCGCCGGGGCACGCTACCCACCACCGGTGCCATGGTGAGCTCCATCCCGCGCTATCTCAGCCGCACCTATCACCCCTCCCAGGAGTGCTCCAGCGCCCAGGCCGTGGCCTACCTGGCGTCCTCCCCCGCCGCGTTGGCCGCGGAAAGGGCGGTGTCGTGATGCCGAAGCCGCACACCATCGCGCTCGTCGCGGGCGCCGCCCTGCTGACCCGGCGAGCCCTGCGCCGCCGCGTCCAGGCCTCCCCGCTGTGGCCACTGCCCGCCCTGGACCCGCCCGTCTCCGGCCGGCCGCGCTCGCAGATGCTCCGCCTGCTGCTCGCCGGGCACGAGACGGTCGCCGACGGTGTCGTACAACTGCGCCTGGAAGGGCGGGAGTTGCCGCGCTGGGAGCCGGGCGCACACTTGGACCTGGTGCTTCCGTCCGGGCTCGTGCGGCAGTACTCGCTGTGCGGGGACCCGACGGACGCCTCCTCCTACACGATCGCCGCACGGCTGGTCGAGAACGGGCGCGGCGGCTCCCGCGAGGTGCACGAGCAGCTCGCCGAAGGCATGGAACTGGAGGTGCGCGGGCCCCGGAACCGCTTCCCGCTCGTCGAGGCACCCTCGTATGTCTTCATCGCCGGAGGCATCGGCATCACCCCGGTCCTCCCCATGCTGCGGGCGCTCCCGGACGGCACCGACTGGCGACTGCTGTACGGGGGGCGGACGCGGGCCTCGATGCCGTTCCTGCAAGAGGTGCGGGAACTCGCCGGCGACCGCCTGACGGTCGCCGCCGAGGACGAGGACGGCCGTCCTGATCTCGCTGCTGTGTTCGCCGGCACCGCGGAAGGAACCGCGGTGTACTGCTGCGGCCCCGAGGGTCTGATGGAAGCGGTCGAGGCCCGGCTGCCCGCGGGGGCCACCCTGCACCTGGAGCGGTTCGCGCCGCGTGCGTCCGCGGACGGAAACCGTGAGTTCGAACTCGAACTCCGGCGCAGCGGAAGGACCTTGGCGGTCCCCGCAGACTCCACCGTGCTGGCCGCCGTGCGCCGTGAACTGCCCGGCACCGCCTACTCCTGCGAGCAGGGCTTCTGCGGCACCTGCCAGCAGCGGGTACTGGAGGGAGAGGTGGACCACCGGGACGAGCTGCTGACGGACGCGGAGCGTGCCGACTCGATGCTGATCTGTGTATCACGAGCCAGAAGTGAGCGTCTCGTGCTGGATCTGTGACGGAACCATGTGAACACCACGTCGGATCCGGAAGGTTCGCGGCCGGATCCGATCGGTAAGGTGTGGGCATGGGTACCGGGGTTCGCCGCAGGATGGGCGTCGAGGAGCGGCGGCAGCAGCTGATCGGCGTCGCCCTCGAACTGTTCAGCCGACGTTCGCCCGACGAGGTCTCCATCGACGAGATAGCGTCGGCCGCGGGCATCTCGCGCCCGCTCGTCTACCACTACTTCCCCGGCAAACTCAGTCTGTACGAGGCTGCGTTGAAGCGTGCCTCGGAGGACCTCGCGGGCCGCTTCGCCGAGCCGCACGAGGGCTCGCTGGGCGCCCGGCTGCTGCGCGTGATGCGCCGCTTCTTCGACTTCGTGGACGAGCACGGTCCCGGTTTCTCGGCCCTCATGCGCGGCGGCCCGGCCGTCGGCTCCTCCACCACCAACGCGCTCATCGACGCCGTGCGCCAGGCCGCGTACGACCAGATCCTGTCGCACCTGGGAGTGACGGAGGCATCCGCGCGCCTGGAACTGGTCGTGCGCTCGTGGATCTCGCTCGCCGAGTCCACGGCGCTGATCTGGCTTGACGGGCGCCGCGTCCCGCGTGCCGAACTGGAGCTCCAGCTGGTGCACGACTTCGCCGCGCTGACCGCCGTCAGCGCGGCCTACGACGCCGACATGGCAGCGCTGCTGCACACCATGGTCAAGGACGAGCCGGCCGACGGCCCCTTCGCGGAGTTGGTCGGCCGGCTCATCTCCCTGGCGTCCTGACGCACTAGCGGTCGAACTTCCGGTACGACGCGTCGAGGTCGCGGACCTCGGCGGAGGCGTGCAGGGTGAAGTCCTCCTGCGCCACATGGGTGCGGAGCAGTTCGAGCGCCGTCTCCGTCAGCCGCGCCTTCGTCTCCGCACTGCGTCCGGCGAGAAGCCCGATGATCACGTGGACGACGGCGTACGAGTCCTCCTCCGCGTCCCGGTACCCGACCAGAGTGCCCTCACTGGGCCGGAACAGCGACGTGCAGCTCTTCGATGTCGCCCCCGTCACCTCGACGGCCGCCCCGTGCAGGGCTTTCGCGAACCCCACGATGTCGAATCCGGCGTCCACCAGACCGTCGGTGTAGTCGATCGTGATCTGGGGCATGAGGGCACTCCTGTCGTCTACGGCACAGGGTTTGACACTAGCTCCCCACCCGGGTGAACACTGCCACGGTCCGTGCCGGAACCGTGAACGTGCCCGAACCCGCCGCGTAGGAGGAGGCCTTCACCACCGGATCGGCTCCGCGGGCCTGCACCGGATGCAGCCGGTAGTGCGTTCCGGCCACGGCGTCGAGCCGCTGCTCCTGCTTCTGCGGGGTCGCGTTGAACACCACGACCAGGTCACCGAGCCGCATGGTGATCACGCCCGGTGTCTCGTCCTTCCCGGACAGGGGGAAGGACAGCTGGTCCTGCACTCGCGCGGTCGTGCCCAGCGAGAACGCCCGCTCCGTCGTACGGATCTTCAGCAGGTCCTGGTAGGCGGCCGAGGCGCCGTTGATCTGCGCACAGCCGACCTTGACCGTGCCGAGCAGCGGCTTGGCGTACGTCCACTTGGACGCGTTGTCGGCCGCCATGGGCAGCCCGCGTCCGAAGCCGTTGCCGTCCGCGCAGTTCCAGTGGATCGCGTTGAACCAGTCCCCGCTGTCGTAGGAGTTGCGGTCCAGGGACTTCGAGCGCAGCAGGTCGGTGCCCGCCTGGGACAGGGACGGCCCCTGCGAGAGCGCTGCCGTGGCCATGGCCAGGACCTGCATCCGAGCCCGGTCGGACGCCGAGGTGTCCTTGGGCAGTTTGTAGGTCAGGGCGTCGAACAGCGACTCGTTGTCGTGCGCGTCCACGTAGGCGAGGGCGTCGCCCGGCGCGTCCGCGTAGCCGGCGGGCGAACCGTTGTAGTCGACCTCGGCTCCGGTGACCTCCCTACCGTCGTCGTCCGTGAAGCGGTACTTGGCGAGGTTGCCGGTCAGACCGATCTTGATCAGGTCCTGGTAGTGCAGTAGCCGCGCCTTCTGCTCCGCCCTGGTCCCGTTGGCCGTGGAGGAGTTGGGATCGGTGTACAGCCCGGACCCGAAGCCCTGGATGCCGGGGTCGGAGTCGAAGGGGCCGCCGCCGCGCACCGCGTCTCGGGCCCGGTCGGAGAAGGTGGCGATACCGGTCCCCGCCATGTTGGCCTGGGTGGCCTGGACGAACCGGGCGTCGTTCGCCACCTCGCCGAAGTTCCAGCCCTCGCCGTAGAGGATGATCTTCTTTCCGTCGACGCCGTCCTTCTTCAGGGTCAGCGCGTCCAGGGCCTTCCTGACCGCCAGGATGTTGGCCTTGGGATGGTGCCCCATGAGGTCGAAGCGGAACCCGTCGACCTTGTACTCCTTGGCCCAGGTGACGATGGAGTCCACGACGAGCTTGCCCATCATCGCGTTCTCGGGTGCCGTGTTGGCGCAGCAGGTGCTGTTGGCCACCGATCCGTCGGCCAGGAGCCGCTGGTAGTAGCCCGGCACGATCTTGTCGAGCACGCTGGTGTCCGCCTGGCCGCTGGCCGCGGTGTGGTTGTAGACGACGTCCATGACGACCCGGAGGCCGTCCTGGTTGAGCGCCTGGACCATCTTGCGGAACTGGACCGTACGGGCGGTGCCGTCCGGGTCGGTGGCGTAGGAGCCCTCGGGGACCGTGTAGTGGTACGGGTCGTAGCCCCAGTTGTACGCGTCCTTCGCGGCGGTCTTCGCCACGCACTCCTGCTGCTTGGCGGAGTCTGCGGGGTAGGAGGCCAGATCACAGTCGGGGCGCGCCTGGTCGGCCTTCTTCTCCGGGATCGAGGCGATGTCGAAGGCGGGCAGCAGGTGGACGTAGGAGGTGCCGGCCCTGGCCAGTGCCCGCAGGTGCCGGGAGCCGTCACTGTTCTTGTCGGTGAAGGCCAGATAGGTTCCCGGGTGCTTCGAGGTGGGGTCCCCGATGGAGAAGTCCCGGATGTGCAGCTCCTGGATCTGTGCGTCCTTCAGCGGTACGGCCTTCGGTTTGCGCAGCTTCGACCAGCCGCGCGGCGCGAGGGACCGGTCGTCCAGGTCGGCGACGATGCTGCGCTCGGAGTCTGCGGTGAGTGCGACCGAGTAGGGGTCGGTGACCTTGTTGGTGACCATCTTCCGGACGCTGGGCGCCCAGACCTTCACGACGTACCGGTACGGCTTGCCCTTCCAGGACCTCGGGCCCGTCACGGACCAGACGCCGGTGGTGCGGTTCCGGTGCATCCTGACCGTACGACCGTCCAGGTCGAGCCGCACGGACCGGGCCGTCGGCGCCCAGACGGACAGGGTCGGCCTCCCGTGGTGGAACACCGGACCGAGCGCGGCCTTGGTCGCCTTGGGGTAGAGGTCGTCCAGTACGCCCGCGATCTGGACACCGGTCGCGGCCAGGACGGCGCCGTTGGCAGCCCGCTGCGAGGCGACGAGCTGACCCCTGAGTGCCCGGCGCACCCGGTCCCGGTCGCGCGGGTCCACGGACCAGGCGGTGTAGTCCTTCAAGTGCGGGAACTTCGCCTTCTGGGCCTCGCTGAGCGTGGTCTTCGTCAGGCGCAGCCATCGCTCGTCGTCGCTGGTCAGCGTCCCGTCCTTGACGGTGATGGAGCCGTCGCGGGAGTACAGCAGCTGACTGGAGGCGGCACCGTCGATGCCGTTCCAGGCGAGGGTGTCCCGGTCGATCCAGATCGCCTTGGAGGTGGTCAGGTCCAGGGCGGCGGCACTGCCCGCCGGCTGCGGCAGCAGGTGTTTCTCCTGGCCGTTCAACAGCCATACCTCGTAGCCGTCGGCCTTGAGGTCCAGGGACTGGTCGGCGGGCAGGTCCTTCTCGTCGCCCTTGTGGACGATGTAGCTGAGGCTGGTGGCACCCTCGGTGAGCGGCACCTCGAAGACCGCGCCATAGGCATCAGTCTTCACCGGCTCCAGCGGATGCGACCAGTCGGTGGGGTTCGCGGCACCGGTCCAGACGTGCAGGCCCCAGCCGTCGTAGTTCCCGTCGGCCCGGTGGTAGTGGATGACCGCCTTGGTCTTGTCCGGGGCCGGGTAGTCGGGCCGCTGGGTCAGTACGTCGGCCTTGCCCTGCTCCACCCAGACCTCGCCCGTTCTGCTGACGTCGATGCTCCGGTCGGCCGAGACGTCCTTGTTGCCGTCCTTGTCGATGACCAAGAAGCCGACGTTGGAGGCACCGGGCTTGAGCTTGACGTAGGCGAAGGCGCCGTAGGCGTCCCGGCCGATGAAGGGGTGGCTGGCGGGCCAGTTGGTGGCCTCTCCGTCAGCGATGTCGCCCCAGGCGTACAGGCCCCAGTCACCGTAGTCACCGTCGGCGCGCTTGTAGTGGACGATCGCGTAGTCCCGGGAGGAGGCCGTGGGGACCGTGGGGGCGGGCGGCGTTCCGGTGGTGCTGCTCGCCGTCGCGCTCGCGGTGTGCCCGGCCGAGTCGACCACGACGGCCTTGTAGCGCAGGGCGGTCCCGGCGGGTACGTCCTTGCCGATGACTTGGGTGACCCGGTAGGGGGCGTGGTCGGCGGAGCCGAGCGTCCGCCACCTGCCGTTGCCGACCTGGGCGGCGAAGACGACCCGGTTGAGCTGCCCACCGCCGACGTCAGCGGTGAGGTCCACGGCGCCCGTCGCCCCGGCGTCCGGGGCCGTCAGGGTGACCGTGGGCTTGGCTGCGGGGGCGGCGAGGGTGCCGGCCGCCTTGTAGACGACTGCGGATTCGGCCGGGACGGAGACGGTGACCCTGCGGTCGCCGCCGGACTGCACGGAGCCGGTGGCGCCGTAGACGCCCCGGTAGGCCATGTCCGCGGAACCGGTGGCGAAGGTCGCCGTCTTCGATTCACCCGCGTTGTTGAAGGCGACGACGTACTCCTGGCCGGTCCGGGCGTCGGTGCGGGTAAAGGCGTAGACGCCCGCGCCGTCGGCCGCGTACCGCTCGGTCTGCACGCCGTCCGTCAGGGCCGGGTTCGCCCTGCGCAGCTTGGCGAGCGCCGCGATCTGCCGGTAGAGCGGTGCGCCCGGGTCGTAGGAGTCGCTGGCGTGGGTGCGGTCGGTGCCGATCTCGTCGTCGTCCAAGTAGTCGGCGACCTTGGAGGCGAACATGGTCTGACGGGCGTCCTTGTCACCGCCGGAACCGGTGAAGCCCTGCTCGTCCCCGTAGTAGACGACCGGGTTGCCTCGGCTGAGGAACATCAGCTCGTTGGCGAGCTCGTCCTTGCGCAGGATCTCGGCGTCGGTGGCCTTCGGGTTGTCCTGCTTGAGGAAGTAGCCGATGCGGCCCATGTCGTGGTTGCCGAGGAAAGTGACCTGCTCGTACGCGTTGGCCTTGCCGGTCGTGTACTTGTAGTCGTCACCGAAGACGCTCGCGAGCCGCTGGGCGCTGCCGCCCTGGGAGGCGTAGGCGCGGGCCGCGTCCTGGAAGGGGAAGTCCAGGGTGGCGTCGAGGCGGCCCTGGGTGACGTACGGGGAGGTGACGGAGGTGTCGGCGGAGTAGACCTCGCCGAACATGAAGAAGTTCTTCCGCCCGTGCGCCGCCGCGTACCTGTTCAGCGCGGTCGCCCACTGCGTCCAGAAGTCCATGTCGACGTGCTTGACGGTGTCGATCCGGAAGCCGTCGACGGCGAAGTCCCTCACCCACCGCTCGTAGATCTTCTCCATGCCGTGGACGACCTCGGGACGCTCGGTCCACAGATCGTCCAGCCCGGAGAAGTCGCCGTAGGTCGTGGACTCGCCCGCGTACGTCGAGTCGCCCCGGTTGTGGTACATCGTCGGGTCGTTGAGCCAGGCCGGAACCTTGCTCGCGCTCGTGACCTTCGGGGTGTAGGGGAAGGAGTCGGTGTCGACGGCCGGGAACTTCCTGCTGCCGTCGGCGTAGTCGGCGTCGTCGAAGGGCCGGCCGTCCTTGGTGAGGTACGGGAAGGCGCCCTTGGAGAGGTAGTCGGCCGACTTCTCGCGGTAGTTCACGACGTCGGCGGTGTGGTTGGTGATGACGTCGAAGAAGACCTTCATGCCCTTGGCGTGCGCCTTGGAGATGAGGGTCTTGAGGTCCTTGTTGGTGCCGAAGTGCGGGTCGACCTGGGTGAAGTCGGTGATCCAGTAACCGTGGTAGCCGGCCGAGGCATCTGCTCCGGTTCCCTGTACAGGGCGGTTCTTGAAGATCGGCGCCATCCAGATGGCGGTGGTGCCGAGTCCCTTGATGTAGTCGAGCTTCTTCGTCAGGCCCTTGAGGTCGCCGCCCTGGTAGAAGCCCTTGTCGGTGGGGTCGTAGCCGGTGCTGAGGCGGGAACCCGTCAGGCCGCCCCGGTCGTTGGACTTGTCCCCGTTGGCGAAACGATCCGGCATGACGAAGTAGAACTGCTCGCGGGTGTCGCCGTGCCGGGTGGGTTGGGCGGCCAGGGCCGCGTCCGACGGAGGTGGGGGCGGGGTGGCGGCGCGGGCCGCGACGGGCTGGACGAAGGCGGCGGCAAGCGCCGCGAGGGTGACGGCGGTTCGTCTGAGGTAGCGGGTGTGGCGCCTCCGGGGCGCCGGCCATCTCGGTATCACAGGCGGTGACTCCTTGCGATTACGGCTCTGTTGGGTCCGAGCCCAATGCCGTGGCACGGCCTAGCTGCCCGGCGCCCGCGCGACCGTATCGCTAACGAAAGGTTTACAGCAAGACACTTGAAACCGATAGCAAGAACTTTCACTCGGACTCTTGACGTGCCCTTCTCAGCAGCAGCACTCTCACCAGTTGTTGAAAGCCGAACCCCACTTTCGGAGCCGCACATGACCAGACACCGACCACCGGGTGTCCTCAACCGCACGGCAGGCGCCATAGCGGCAGGGGCGCTCACGCTCCTGGGCGTGACCGCCCTGCAGAGCACTCCCGCGCAGGCGGACACGACCGCGAAGGGCGACGTGATCGCCAACTTGTGGGAATGGAACTGGAACTCCATCGCCTCGGAGTGCACCCACGTGCTGGGCCCGGCCGGTTACGGCGCGGTCCAAGTCGCACCGCCGGAGGAGTCCCTCAAGCAGTCGAACTACTACTGGTGGGACGTCTACCAGCCGTACTCCTACGACCTGAACAGCCGCTTCGGAACGGAAGCGCAGTTCGCGAACATGATCTCGACCTGCCACACAGCGGGCGTCAAGGTGTATACGGACGCGGTGATCAACCACACGGCCGCGCAGACCGGCACGGGCTACCACGGCACGACGATCACCGACCCATACGAGACGCCGGACTGGACGCGCACCGACTACCACGACTCCACCGAGTGCCCGACCTCGGACCTGACCATCCAGGACTACTCCGACCTCACCCAGGTGCAGAACTGCGAGTTGCTGGGCCTGCCCGACCTCAAGACCGAGTCGGACACCGTGCGCACGGGCATCGCCGGCTACCTCAACAGTCAGCTCGCCCTCGGCGTCGACGGCTTCCGGGTGGACGCGGCCAAGCACATACCCGCGACCGACCTGGCAGCGATCGAGTCCAAGCTGACGAACACCACGTCGGGAACGGCGCCCTACGTCTTCCAGGAGGTGTACCCGGGATCGACCCCGCAGCCCAGCGACTACTACGGCACCGGTGACGTCCTGGACTTCACCTACGCCACCCGGATGAAGTCGGCGTTCCAGGGCAACGTCTCGGACCTGTCGGGGCTGTCCACGTCCGGCATCCTGCCGGCCGCCAACTCGGTCTCCTTCGTGACGAACCACGACACCGAGCGCAACGGTATGGACATGTCCTACAAGGACGGCGACGGCTACCGGCTCGCCAACCTCTTCGAACTGGCCTACAAGTGGGCGACGCCAACGGTGTTCGCCAGCTGGGAGTGGACCCAGAGCGACCAGGCCCCGCCGAACTCCTCCGGGTTCGTAACGGACACGGACTGTTCCAGCGGCGCCTGGTACTGCCTCGACCGCGACACCGCGGTGGTCGGCATGGTGGCCTGGCACAACGCGACCGACTCGGCGGCCGTCTCCGACTGGCAGACCAAGTCGTCGGACGTCATCGGCTTCGGGCGCAGCGGCAAGGGCTTCTTCGCGCTGAACAACGGTACGTCGCAGGCGACGTACACCTTCACGACCGGCATGGCGGACGGCACGTACAAGGACGTCGTCGACGGCGGCGCCAGCACGGTGACGGTGTCCGGCGGCAGCGCGACCCTCACCATCCCGGCGAAGAGCGCGATCGCCTTCTACGACTCCTCCTACACCTGCACTGCCGGCTGCGGGAACACGGGCGGCTCCGGGGACACGGTGAACGCAACGTTCAGCGAGTACGCGTCGACGACGTCCGGCACCGATGTCTACGTCGTCGGGTCCATCCCGTCCCTGGGCGACTGGGACACCTCCAAGGCGGTCAAACTGTCGTCTACCGGCTACCCGCTCTGGTCGGGCGAGGTGAGCGTGCCGGTGAACACCGCGTTCGCGTACAAGTTCCTCAAGAAGGACAGCGCCGGCAACGTGACCTGGGAGTCGAACGCGAACAGGTCCGCGACCACGTCCACTGCAGCCCTGTCCCTCAACAGCTCCTGGAACGTGGCGGATTCCGATGCCACCGATGTCACCTTCAACGAGTACGCGACCACGGACTGGGGGACCAACGTCTACGTCGTCGGCTCCATCCCCTCCCTCGGCTCCTGGAACACGGCCGATGCCATCCCGCTCTCCTCGGCGTCCTACCCGACGTGGAGCAAGCTGGTGATCACCCAGAAGAACACCGCGTTCGCGTACAAGTTCCTCAAGAAGGACAGCGCCGGCAA contains:
- the pulA gene encoding pullulanase-type alpha-1,6-glucosidase, which translates into the protein MIPRWPAPRRRHTRYLRRTAVTLAALAAAFVQPVAARAATPPPPPSDAALAAQPTRHGDTREQFYFVMPDRFANGDKSNDRGGLTGSRLSTGYDPTDKGFYQGGDLKGLTKKLDYIKGLGTTAIWMAPIFKNRPVQGTGADASAGYHGYWITDFTQVDPHFGTNKDLKTLISKAHAKGMKVFFDVITNHTADVVNYREKSADYLSKGAFPYLTKDGRPFDDADYADGSRKFPAVDTDSFPYTPKVTSASKVPAWLNDPTMYHNRGDSTYAGESTTYGDFSGLDDLWTERPEVVHGMEKIYERWVRDFAVDGFRIDTVKHVDMDFWTQWATALNRYAAAHGRKNFFMFGEVYSADTSVTSPYVTQGRLDATLDFPFQDAARAYASQGGSAQRLASVFGDDYKYTTGKANAYEQVTFLGNHDMGRIGYFLKQDNPKATDAEILRKDELANELMFLSRGNPVVYYGDEQGFTGSGGDKDARQTMFASKVADYLDDDEIGTDRTHASDSYDPGAPLYRQIAALAKLRRANPALTDGVQTERYAADGAGVYAFTRTDARTGQEYVVAFNNAGESKTATFATGSADMAYRGVYGATGSVQSGGDRRVTVSVPAESAVVYKAAGTLAAPAAKPTVTLTAPDAGATGAVDLTADVGGGQLNRVVFAAQVGNGRWRTLGSADHAPYRVTQVIGKDVPAGTALRYKAVVVDSAGHTASATASSTTGTPPAPTVPTASSRDYAIVHYKRADGDYGDWGLYAWGDIADGEATNWPASHPFIGRDAYGAFAYVKLKPGASNVGFLVIDKDGNKDVSADRSIDVSRTGEVWVEQGKADVLTQRPDYPAPDKTKAVIHYHRADGNYDGWGLHVWTGAANPTDWSHPLEPVKTDAYGAVFEVPLTEGATSLSYIVHKGDEKDLPADQSLDLKADGYEVWLLNGQEKHLLPQPAGSAAALDLTTSKAIWIDRDTLAWNGIDGAASSQLLYSRDGSITVKDGTLTSDDERWLRLTKTTLSEAQKAKFPHLKDYTAWSVDPRDRDRVRRALRGQLVASQRAANGAVLAATGVQIAGVLDDLYPKATKAALGPVFHHGRPTLSVWAPTARSVRLDLDGRTVRMHRNRTTGVWSVTGPRSWKGKPYRYVVKVWAPSVRKMVTNKVTDPYSVALTADSERSIVADLDDRSLAPRGWSKLRKPKAVPLKDAQIQELHIRDFSIGDPTSKHPGTYLAFTDKNSDGSRHLRALARAGTSYVHLLPAFDIASIPEKKADQARPDCDLASYPADSAKQQECVAKTAAKDAYNWGYDPYHYTVPEGSYATDPDGTARTVQFRKMVQALNQDGLRVVMDVVYNHTAASGQADTSVLDKIVPGYYQRLLADGSVANSTCCANTAPENAMMGKLVVDSIVTWAKEYKVDGFRFDLMGHHPKANILAVRKALDALTLKKDGVDGKKIILYGEGWNFGEVANDARFVQATQANMAGTGIATFSDRARDAVRGGGPFDSDPGIQGFGSGLYTDPNSSTANGTRAEQKARLLHYQDLIKIGLTGNLAKYRFTDDDGREVTGAEVDYNGSPAGYADAPGDALAYVDAHDNESLFDALTYKLPKDTSASDRARMQVLAMATAALSQGPSLSQAGTDLLRSKSLDRNSYDSGDWFNAIHWNCADGNGFGRGLPMAADNASKWTYAKPLLGTVKVGCAQINGASAAYQDLLKIRTTERAFSLGTTARVQDQLSFPLSGKDETPGVITMRLGDLVVVFNATPQKQEQRLDAVAGTHYRLHPVQARGADPVVKASSYAAGSGTFTVPARTVAVFTRVGS